ACCCCCTGGGCCATCACCTCGTCGTAAGTCTGCCGGAGCGTGCGCGCGGCGTTGTAGGCCGGCATGACGACGACGATCTTCTTGCCGTTCAGCACGGTTTCCCGCCTGGGGACGGCGCGCGGCTCATGGCGGCGCCGGCGGGGACCGGTGCAAGGGCACCCCGGTCCGGTAGAGCGCGAGGTGTCCGGCGATCGCCCGGCCGAGGTTGTTGTGGGCTACGTAGTTGTCGGTCGTGACTCCGAGCGCGTGCGCGAAGAGCGTCCGGCTGTCTCGCCACACCCGGGCCTGGCGCGCCGCCGCCGCCATGCACGCAACGACCAGGACCGACGCCACGGC
The genomic region above belongs to Deltaproteobacteria bacterium and contains:
- a CDS encoding glycosyltransferase family 2 protein → MLNGKKIVVVMPAYNAARTLRQTYDEVMAQGV